One window from the genome of Pedobacter schmidteae encodes:
- the murD gene encoding UDP-N-acetylmuramoyl-L-alanine--D-glutamate ligase, whose amino-acid sequence MEKQRIVILGGGESGVGAAMLAQKQGFDVFLSDAGPIPSQYKEKLQELTIAFEENQHSQVEILKAVEVIKSPGIPDTAGIVKEIKAQQIPVVSEIEFAKRYTRAKTICITGSNGKTTTTMLTYHILKKAGLNVGLAGNIGHSFAAQVATADFDWYVLEISSFMLDDMYDFKADVAVLLNITPDHLDRYDYKLGKYAASKMRITQNQTSDDVFIYCADDEETLKVLKSTKINSTVYPFSIRKKIEQGAYLESNNIHININLNDSLTMSITDLALQGKHNIYNSMASGIVAKVLDIRNTTIRESMGDFKNIEHRLEHVAKISGVDYINDSKATNVNSTWYALESVSADVILIMGGVDKGNDYDMLKDMVRQKVRAIICLGKDNKRIHEAFEEDVEIIVNTFSAHEAVQVAYHLAKKGNTVLLSPACASFDLFKNYEDRGNQFKAAVKEL is encoded by the coding sequence ATGGAAAAACAGCGGATCGTAATTCTAGGTGGTGGAGAAAGTGGTGTAGGTGCGGCAATGCTGGCGCAGAAGCAAGGCTTTGACGTGTTTTTGTCGGATGCAGGACCAATTCCATCGCAGTATAAAGAGAAATTGCAGGAGTTGACTATCGCGTTTGAAGAAAATCAACATAGCCAGGTGGAGATACTTAAGGCGGTTGAGGTGATCAAAAGTCCGGGTATACCCGACACGGCAGGTATTGTTAAGGAGATTAAAGCACAGCAAATTCCTGTGGTATCTGAGATTGAATTTGCCAAACGGTATACCAGGGCAAAAACAATTTGCATTACAGGATCGAATGGTAAGACCACTACAACAATGCTTACTTACCATATTTTAAAGAAAGCGGGGTTGAATGTGGGATTGGCCGGAAATATAGGTCATAGTTTTGCAGCACAGGTGGCTACCGCGGATTTTGATTGGTACGTGTTGGAGATATCCAGTTTTATGCTGGACGATATGTATGATTTTAAGGCCGACGTGGCAGTTTTATTAAATATAACGCCCGATCATTTGGATCGCTATGATTATAAACTGGGTAAGTACGCTGCATCAAAAATGCGAATTACCCAAAACCAGACCAGTGATGATGTTTTTATCTACTGTGCTGATGACGAGGAAACTTTAAAGGTGTTGAAAAGCACTAAAATAAATTCAACGGTATATCCCTTTTCTATCCGGAAAAAGATTGAGCAGGGGGCATATCTGGAAAGCAACAACATACACATCAATATAAACCTAAACGATTCACTAACCATGTCTATTACAGATTTAGCCCTGCAGGGAAAGCACAATATCTATAACTCTATGGCTTCGGGCATAGTAGCTAAAGTATTAGATATCAGAAATACTACTATACGTGAGAGTATGGGCGATTTTAAAAATATTGAGCATAGGTTGGAGCATGTAGCCAAGATATCAGGAGTGGATTACATTAACGATTCCAAAGCTACAAATGTGAATTCGACCTGGTATGCGCTGGAGAGTGTAAGTGCTGATGTAATCCTGATTATGGGAGGAGTAGACAAAGGGAATGATTACGATATGTTGAAAGATATGGTGCGCCAGAAAGTTAGGGCAATTATATGTTTAGGTAAAGACAATAAGCGTATTCACGAGGCTTTTGAAGAAGATGTGGAGATTATTGTGAACACGTTTTCGGCCCATGAGGCTGTTCAGGTGGCTTACCACCTGGCGAAAAAAGGTAATACAGTACTATTATCACCTGCTTGCGCCAGTTTTGACCTGTTTAAAAATTATGAGGACCGCGGCAACCAGTTTAAGGCTGCTGTTAAAGAATTGTAG
- a CDS encoding FtsW/RodA/SpoVE family cell cycle protein, with amino-acid sequence MIAVSTLLDKTKGDRWIWLIIVLLSLISILTVYSATGTYAYKTGKTVEKILLTKHLIFVVMGIGMIYIAHLLDYKYYAGISKVLMIITIPLLFYTAVFGANINDASRWVKIPVIGLTFQTSDLAKIALITFLARMLTKKQENIKDVKKAFIPIMGSVCVVFVLIAWANLSTALMLFGVSILLLIIGRISIKQIAMVCAGGAVLLLFIVFLGPRAATYKSRVNSFLHPEKQHSDKTYQADQSKIALATGGVFGKGPGNSTQRNFLPHPYSDFIFAIIVEEYGLIGAIAVVLLYLVLLYRCVRIVTQSPKAFGALLAAGLSFSLTIQAFANMAVAVGLGPVTGVPLPLVSMGGTSMIFTSIAFGIILSVSRDVEEQGSKKVIVGEIPAMA; translated from the coding sequence ATGATTGCAGTAAGTACGCTTTTAGACAAAACAAAAGGAGATCGCTGGATTTGGCTGATCATTGTCCTTTTGTCGCTGATTTCCATTCTTACCGTGTACAGTGCAACCGGGACTTATGCTTATAAGACGGGTAAAACTGTAGAGAAGATCTTGCTGACCAAGCACCTGATCTTTGTGGTAATGGGGATTGGTATGATCTATATTGCGCATTTGCTTGACTATAAGTATTATGCAGGGATTTCTAAAGTGCTGATGATCATTACTATCCCTTTGCTGTTTTATACAGCTGTTTTTGGGGCTAATATCAATGATGCTTCCCGTTGGGTAAAAATTCCTGTAATTGGTTTGACGTTTCAGACTTCAGATTTGGCCAAAATTGCGCTGATTACTTTTCTGGCCAGAATGCTGACCAAAAAACAGGAAAATATTAAGGATGTTAAAAAGGCTTTTATTCCGATTATGGGATCGGTATGTGTGGTGTTTGTGTTGATTGCCTGGGCCAACCTCTCAACCGCTTTGATGTTGTTTGGTGTAAGTATTTTGCTGTTGATTATTGGAAGAATCAGTATAAAACAAATTGCGATGGTATGTGCCGGTGGGGCCGTGCTGTTGTTGTTTATTGTGTTTTTGGGTCCAAGGGCGGCTACCTATAAATCGAGGGTAAATTCGTTTTTACACCCTGAAAAGCAGCATTCGGATAAAACCTATCAGGCCGATCAATCGAAAATTGCATTGGCAACCGGTGGTGTATTTGGTAAGGGGCCGGGAAATAGTACGCAGCGTAATTTTTTACCTCACCCTTATTCCGATTTTATTTTCGCAATTATAGTAGAGGAGTATGGATTGATTGGTGCGATAGCTGTGGTATTGTTATACCTGGTGTTGCTGTATCGATGTGTGCGAATTGTAACCCAAAGCCCGAAAGCCTTTGGGGCTTTATTGGCTGCCGGGTTAAGTTTTAGTCTGACTATACAGGCATTTGCGAACATGGCGGTTGCTGTGGGATTAGGGCCGGTAACAGGTGTTCCCTTGCCATTGGTGAGCATGGGAGGGACATCGATGATATTTACAAGTATAGCTTTTGGCATAATATTGAGTGTAAGTAGGGATGTGGAGGAGCAAGGGAGTAAAAAGGTAATTGTTGGTGAAATACCGGCAATGGCCTAA
- the ftsA gene encoding cell division protein FtsA, with protein sequence MGKEKSTIQSPIVVGLDIGTTKICVIVGRRTQHGKIEVLGIGKAESAGVTRGVVSNIQKTVQGISQAVELASGQSNVEIRVVNVGIAGQHIKSLQHRGILTRRELNSEIGKKDIDKLIDDMFKLVMPPGEEIIHVLPQEFTIDNEPGVKDPIGMAGVRLEANFHIISGQVTAVKNIMRCVTNAGLQTQELILEPLASSESVLSDEEKEAGIALVDIGGGTTDIAIFHEGIIRHTAVIPFGGNSVTEDIREGCSVMRNQAELLKTRFGSALAEENKENEIICVPGLRGREPKEISVKNLAYVIQARMEEIIEHVYYEIKSSGYEKKLIGGVVITGGGALLKHLSQLVEYVTGLDCRVGYPNEHLSKYEDMAKIIYDDLKSPMYATSVGLLIKGIQKAEELLEEMKQPGVFVEKPKDVKEKTKRSGGGLFDKLLAKTKDFIKDDMNVSDEDYIKP encoded by the coding sequence ATGGGCAAAGAAAAATCTACCATTCAGTCTCCAATAGTAGTCGGATTAGACATCGGTACTACTAAAATCTGTGTGATCGTCGGTCGTAGAACACAGCATGGAAAAATAGAAGTATTAGGAATAGGAAAAGCAGAGTCGGCAGGGGTTACCCGTGGAGTGGTTTCTAATATTCAGAAAACAGTTCAAGGCATATCTCAGGCCGTTGAACTGGCAAGCGGGCAGTCAAATGTTGAAATCCGCGTTGTGAATGTAGGTATTGCCGGACAGCATATCAAGAGTTTGCAACATAGGGGGATTTTAACCCGACGCGAGCTGAATAGTGAAATTGGGAAAAAAGATATCGATAAGTTGATTGATGATATGTTTAAACTGGTGATGCCACCGGGAGAAGAAATTATCCATGTTTTGCCACAGGAATTTACCATCGACAATGAGCCGGGAGTAAAAGATCCGATTGGTATGGCTGGAGTGCGTTTGGAAGCTAATTTCCATATCATTTCAGGTCAGGTAACCGCGGTAAAAAATATCATGAGGTGTGTAACCAATGCCGGGTTGCAAACTCAGGAATTGATATTAGAGCCATTGGCTTCTTCAGAATCGGTGTTGAGCGACGAAGAAAAAGAAGCCGGTATTGCCCTGGTTGATATTGGTGGTGGTACTACTGATATCGCTATTTTCCATGAAGGTATTATCCGTCATACTGCTGTAATTCCTTTTGGTGGTAACAGCGTTACAGAAGATATCCGTGAAGGCTGTTCTGTAATGAGAAACCAGGCTGAACTGTTGAAGACCCGTTTCGGATCGGCCCTGGCAGAAGAAAATAAAGAGAATGAGATCATTTGTGTTCCTGGCTTGAGAGGCAGGGAACCAAAGGAGATTTCGGTAAAAAACCTTGCTTATGTAATTCAGGCCCGTATGGAAGAAATCATTGAGCATGTTTATTACGAAATTAAATCGTCGGGGTACGAGAAAAAGTTGATTGGTGGAGTAGTGATTACTGGTGGTGGTGCTTTGTTGAAACATCTGTCTCAGTTGGTAGAGTATGTGACCGGTTTAGATTGCCGTGTTGGGTATCCGAATGAGCACTTGTCAAAATATGAAGACATGGCAAAGATCATTTATGATGACCTGAAAAGTCCGATGTATGCAACCAGTGTTGGCTTGCTGATTAAAGGTATACAGAAAGCCGAAGAGTTATTGGAAGAAATGAAACAGCCTGGTGTTTTTGTGGAAAAACCTAAGGATGTTAAAGAGAAAACCAAGCGTTCGGGTGGTGGATTGTTTGATAAACTCCTGGCCAAAACCAAGGATTTCATCAAAGATGACATGAATGTAAGTGATGAAGATTATATAAAACCGTAA
- the murG gene encoding undecaprenyldiphospho-muramoylpentapeptide beta-N-acetylglucosaminyltransferase, with translation MRPTRVIISGGGTGGHIFPAISIANALRRMEPGCEILFVGATGRMEMEKVPAAGYKIVGLNISGIQRGSIAKNLSLPFKLFGSVRKALQLIADFKPDVVVGVGGYASGPILFAASLKKVPYLIQEQNSYAGVTNKWLGKKAAKVCVAFDGMEAFFPAGSLLKTGNPVRKDVVDVLNKHHAGAELLKLDPLKKTILVTGGSLGARTLNKSIEKHILDLLDADVQLIWQTGKFYYKEIVERLGLDFNPNVRILEFLNKMDLAYAAADVIISRAGAGTIAELCLVKKPVILVPSPNVAEDHQTKNAMALVQHQAALMITDSSAEDTLVAAALDLLNDKEKSKMYAENIGKMALPDADNLIAQQVMLLAGKEVDKWS, from the coding sequence ATGAGACCAACAAGGGTAATTATTTCAGGAGGCGGTACTGGCGGACATATATTTCCGGCCATATCCATAGCCAATGCGCTAAGGCGTATGGAGCCCGGCTGTGAAATTTTATTTGTTGGTGCAACCGGCCGTATGGAAATGGAAAAAGTTCCGGCGGCAGGATATAAGATTGTCGGTTTAAATATCAGCGGTATCCAAAGAGGGTCCATTGCCAAAAATTTAAGTCTGCCATTTAAACTATTTGGAAGTGTGCGAAAAGCTTTGCAGTTAATCGCTGATTTTAAACCTGATGTAGTTGTAGGCGTAGGTGGGTATGCATCGGGGCCTATATTGTTTGCCGCATCTTTAAAGAAAGTGCCCTACCTGATACAGGAGCAAAATTCATATGCAGGGGTCACTAATAAATGGCTGGGTAAAAAAGCAGCTAAGGTTTGTGTGGCATTTGACGGTATGGAAGCGTTTTTTCCAGCCGGGAGTTTACTTAAAACCGGTAATCCGGTGCGTAAAGATGTAGTGGATGTATTGAATAAACATCATGCCGGGGCAGAATTGCTGAAACTGGATCCCTTGAAAAAAACGATTTTGGTGACAGGCGGCAGTTTGGGTGCACGGACACTAAATAAAAGTATTGAAAAACACATTTTGGATTTGCTGGATGCTGATGTGCAGCTGATCTGGCAAACAGGTAAGTTTTATTATAAAGAAATTGTAGAACGTTTGGGTCTTGATTTTAATCCCAATGTAAGGATTTTGGAGTTCTTAAATAAAATGGATCTGGCCTATGCTGCAGCCGATGTAATTATTTCGAGGGCTGGTGCAGGCACCATAGCAGAATTGTGTCTGGTTAAAAAGCCGGTTATACTGGTGCCTTCACCGAACGTTGCTGAAGATCATCAGACTAAAAATGCAATGGCGTTGGTACAACATCAAGCGGCATTGATGATTACCGATAGTTCGGCCGAAGATACTTTGGTAGCTGCTGCTTTGGATCTGTTGAATGATAAGGAAAAAAGCAAAATGTACGCCGAAAATATTGGTAAAATGGCATTGCCTGATGCCGACAACCTGATTGCACAACAGGTAATGCTGCTAGCCGGAAAGGAGGTGGACAAATGGAGTTAA
- the murC gene encoding UDP-N-acetylmuramate--L-alanine ligase, with the protein MELSHIQRVYFVGIGGIGMSAIARYFAKRGCVVCGYDKTRTNLTIALEQEGILISYMDDDAVLPASFHEKDKNTLIVYTPAIPKDANIFNYFKNEGFILKKRSEVLGIISKGQFCIAVAGTHGKTTTSSIIAHVLIASGYGCTAFLGGIASNYNSNFIIGENNVVVVEADEYDRSFLTLHPDISVVTSMDADHLDIYGDAGHLEESFRMFAGQLKPGGALFVKNGLPLANGISYSAGSPSQVRGENIRVEGSRFVFDYVDGTTAINNIGLMLPGKHNVENAVAAVAVALKLGIDPVKIKNAIESFKGVKRRFEYIVNTPEHIYIDDYAHHPEELRACFDAVRQLYPEKKLTVIFQPHLFTRTRDFADEFAKVLSSVDCLLLLEIYPARELPLPGVNSQFLLDKITLKAKEICTKESVQKYIKENKPELVLTVGAGDIDTLIQPLKAILTNA; encoded by the coding sequence ATGGAGTTAAGTCATATTCAACGTGTTTATTTTGTAGGTATCGGAGGAATAGGCATGAGTGCCATTGCCCGTTATTTTGCCAAACGCGGATGTGTAGTTTGTGGCTACGACAAAACAAGGACGAACCTGACCATTGCATTGGAGCAGGAGGGGATTTTAATATCTTACATGGATGATGATGCGGTTTTGCCGGCCTCATTTCATGAAAAGGATAAAAATACACTTATTGTATACACGCCAGCTATTCCTAAGGATGCTAACATATTCAACTATTTTAAAAATGAGGGTTTCATTTTAAAGAAACGTTCGGAGGTTTTAGGAATTATCAGCAAAGGTCAGTTTTGTATTGCTGTAGCCGGTACACATGGTAAAACGACTACTTCTTCCATTATAGCGCATGTGTTGATAGCTAGTGGTTATGGCTGTACCGCATTTTTAGGGGGTATTGCCAGCAATTACAACAGCAATTTTATCATCGGCGAAAATAATGTGGTTGTGGTGGAAGCAGATGAGTATGACCGTTCCTTTTTGACGCTGCATCCGGATATTTCGGTGGTGACTTCAATGGATGCTGATCACCTGGATATTTATGGTGATGCCGGTCATCTGGAAGAATCTTTCAGGATGTTTGCTGGACAGTTGAAACCAGGTGGTGCTTTATTTGTTAAAAATGGCCTCCCGTTGGCAAATGGCATCAGCTACAGTGCAGGTTCGCCTTCGCAGGTCAGGGGAGAAAACATTAGGGTGGAAGGCTCGAGATTTGTGTTTGATTATGTAGATGGTACAACCGCTATAAACAATATCGGATTGATGTTACCTGGAAAGCATAATGTAGAAAATGCAGTTGCTGCAGTAGCAGTTGCGCTTAAGCTTGGTATAGATCCTGTTAAAATAAAAAATGCAATTGAATCTTTTAAAGGGGTTAAAAGAAGATTTGAATATATCGTAAATACCCCGGAGCATATTTACATTGACGATTATGCACATCATCCGGAGGAACTACGTGCCTGTTTTGACGCAGTAAGGCAATTGTATCCGGAGAAAAAGCTGACGGTTATTTTTCAGCCCCATTTGTTTACGCGGACCCGAGATTTTGCAGATGAGTTTGCAAAAGTGCTGAGCTCTGTAGATTGTTTGTTGTTGCTGGAGATTTATCCTGCCCGGGAATTGCCTTTGCCGGGAGTAAATTCGCAGTTTTTGCTGGACAAGATTACCTTGAAAGCTAAAGAAATCTGTACAAAAGAGAGCGTGCAAAAATATATAAAAGAAAATAAACCCGAACTGGTTTTGACAGTAGGGGCCGGAGATATAGATACATTGATACAACCATTAAAAGCCATTTTGACCAATGCTTAA
- a CDS encoding cell division protein FtsQ/DivIB, with protein MLKRINWKSVFKCFAWVFCLAGLVVLMSFVDAKKKTVLCTNVKILIPGADNFIEREEIDAILKQSQGSLIGQKLTGINLQRIEKNIIANPYIAYATVFADMNGVIQIQVKQRQPVLRMINLAGQDYYIDSNGLKMPVSPNFTANVLAANGNIMEHFSGKVDTLITKLAVDLYKVAMYVKQDTLWDAQVEQLYVNDVKDIEMIPRLGNQRIILGTADSLETKMRNLRAFYKKALPKVGWNTYKTINVKYTNQIVCEKNKIDSLTGEVIKDRVASSAKPIKKAIDSATNNQVAAEKPQANSDKKEKVKTDTRKNN; from the coding sequence ATGCTTAAGCGGATAAACTGGAAGTCTGTTTTTAAATGTTTTGCCTGGGTTTTTTGCCTGGCAGGACTGGTTGTGCTCATGAGTTTTGTGGACGCAAAGAAGAAGACGGTGCTTTGTACCAATGTTAAAATATTAATCCCGGGGGCGGATAATTTTATTGAACGGGAAGAAATTGATGCGATTTTAAAGCAAAGTCAGGGTTCATTGATCGGGCAGAAGCTGACGGGAATTAACCTGCAGCGCATTGAAAAAAATATTATTGCAAATCCATACATCGCCTATGCTACTGTGTTTGCCGATATGAATGGGGTGATTCAGATTCAGGTGAAGCAGCGGCAGCCGGTATTAAGGATGATCAATTTGGCCGGTCAGGATTATTACATAGATAGCAATGGGTTAAAAATGCCGGTTTCGCCCAATTTTACGGCAAATGTGTTGGCTGCAAATGGAAACATCATGGAGCATTTTAGTGGTAAAGTGGATACATTGATTACCAAACTGGCGGTTGATTTATATAAGGTTGCCATGTACGTAAAGCAGGATACCTTATGGGATGCGCAGGTTGAGCAGCTGTATGTCAATGATGTGAAAGATATTGAGATGATTCCAAGATTGGGAAATCAGCGGATCATTTTAGGTACGGCCGATTCATTGGAAACAAAGATGAGGAATTTACGTGCTTTTTATAAAAAAGCATTGCCAAAAGTAGGATGGAACACCTATAAAACCATCAATGTGAAATACACCAATCAGATTGTTTGTGAAAAGAACAAGATTGATTCCTTAACGGGTGAGGTGATAAAGGACCGCGTTGCGAGCAGCGCAAAACCGATAAAAAAAGCTATTGATTCTGCTACTAACAATCAGGTCGCAGCCGAGAAGCCGCAGGCGAATAGTGATAAAAAAGAAAAAGTTAAAACAGATACCAGGAAAAATAATTAA
- the ftsZ gene encoding cell division protein FtsZ — translation MQFEMLKDKSSIIKVIGVGGGGGNAVNHMYRQGITGVDFIICNTDAQALEFSPIPNKVQLGASLTEGMGAGSIPEVGKNSAIENIDDIKQMLGSTTKMLFITAGMGGGTGTGASPIIAKAAKELDILTVAIVTTPFSFEGKRRKMQANDGLDELKKYVDSYLVISNDRLREIFGNLTLGSAFSQADDILTTAAKGIAEIITVPGYINVDFKDVRTVMKDSGVSIMGSFACDGENRALNAVEGALASPLLKDSEIEGARYILLNISSGIREVTMDEVTIITDYIQDKAGLSADLIWGNCIDESLEDKLSVTIIATGFQTTEQRDEERKNVKKISMLTPEEAPLVRPVEPVNSFIEPKAPVYTNEPVMKAKETTKQSDLFGDLFNVSKNRSAEEPSNVVIKHTLIEEEAPLEEAPKESGFEFEIKVAETDFVFETPAVVFNNDIVPQKEEVAEAGADDDKNDESIEDQLRKSKERILRLKDLSMKLRTSNGLQELENEPAYKRKQMQLQQVQHSSESQVSRFTLSNDEDGSTEIRPNNSFLHDNVD, via the coding sequence ATGCAGTTCGAAATGTTAAAAGATAAGTCATCAATCATCAAGGTAATTGGTGTTGGTGGCGGTGGTGGTAATGCGGTAAACCATATGTACCGTCAAGGAATTACTGGTGTAGACTTTATTATTTGTAATACAGATGCCCAGGCTTTAGAGTTTAGCCCTATTCCAAATAAGGTGCAGTTGGGGGCCAGTTTGACCGAAGGTATGGGTGCAGGCTCGATCCCTGAGGTTGGAAAGAACTCGGCGATAGAGAATATTGATGACATCAAACAAATGCTTGGCAGCACAACAAAAATGTTGTTTATAACTGCCGGTATGGGTGGTGGAACGGGTACTGGTGCTAGTCCGATTATTGCCAAAGCCGCAAAAGAACTGGATATTTTAACGGTTGCCATTGTGACTACACCTTTTTCTTTTGAAGGAAAAAGACGCAAGATGCAGGCAAACGATGGATTGGACGAACTGAAAAAATATGTGGATTCTTACCTGGTCATCTCCAACGACAGGCTCCGCGAAATTTTTGGTAACTTGACTTTAGGTTCTGCATTTTCGCAAGCTGATGATATTTTGACAACCGCCGCAAAAGGTATCGCCGAGATCATTACTGTTCCGGGATATATCAACGTGGATTTTAAAGATGTGCGTACCGTTATGAAAGATAGCGGTGTATCTATTATGGGTAGTTTTGCCTGTGACGGAGAGAACAGAGCTTTAAATGCTGTTGAAGGTGCATTGGCCTCGCCATTGTTGAAAGATAGTGAAATTGAAGGTGCAAGATATATCTTGTTGAACATTAGTTCGGGAATACGTGAAGTGACGATGGACGAGGTGACCATCATCACAGATTATATTCAGGATAAAGCCGGTCTTTCTGCCGACCTGATCTGGGGTAACTGTATTGACGAAAGTCTGGAAGATAAATTATCGGTGACGATTATTGCTACAGGTTTCCAAACTACGGAACAACGTGATGAGGAAAGAAAGAATGTGAAGAAGATTTCTATGCTTACACCTGAAGAAGCACCGTTGGTAAGACCAGTAGAACCGGTAAACTCATTTATTGAGCCTAAAGCGCCTGTTTATACCAATGAGCCGGTAATGAAAGCCAAAGAGACGACCAAGCAGTCGGACCTTTTTGGTGACCTGTTTAACGTGAGTAAAAACCGCAGTGCGGAGGAGCCTTCAAATGTCGTGATCAAACATACCCTGATTGAGGAAGAAGCTCCTTTGGAAGAAGCTCCAAAAGAGTCTGGCTTTGAATTTGAAATTAAAGTAGCTGAAACAGATTTTGTGTTCGAAACACCAGCTGTGGTTTTCAATAATGATATTGTTCCGCAAAAAGAAGAGGTGGCCGAAGCTGGAGCTGATGATGATAAAAATGATGAATCGATAGAAGATCAGTTAAGGAAATCTAAAGAAAGGATTCTTAGACTCAAAGATTTGAGTATGAAGTTGCGCACCAGTAATGGTTTACAGGAGCTGGAAAACGAACCTGCTTATAAACGTAAACAAATGCAGTTGCAGCAAGTTCAGCATTCATCAGAATCTCAGGTGTCCAGGTTTACTTTAAGTAATGATGAAGATGGATCTACTGAGATCAGACCAAATAATTCATTCCTTCACGATAATGTTGATTAA
- the mraY gene encoding phospho-N-acetylmuramoyl-pentapeptide-transferase: MLYYLFEYLNQHYDFPGLRLFQYITFRTSLAVIISLIITTVYGRRLINYLQKMQVGETVRNLGLEGQMQKQGTPTMGGIIILLGILVPTLLLANLTNVYVILMIVTTIWMGVIGFVDDYIKVFRKNKEGLAGRFKIVGQVGLALIIGWTMYFNPNIVVRQTVDEASGAKTAAPMVLRQKGESFYYTQDVKSTLTNVPFYKNNEFDYAKVLKFLGPGYEKYAFLVFLAFTVFIVTAVSNGANITDGIDGLATGTSAIIGITLGLLAYVSGNTVIADYLNIMYIPNSGELMIFAGAFVGACVGFLWYNSFPAQVFMGDTGSLAIGGIIAAFAIMIRKELLIPILCGIFLIELVSVIMQVSYFKYTKKKFGEGRRIFLMSPLHHHYQKKGYHEAKIVTRFWIIGILLAIITIITLKLR; this comes from the coding sequence ATGTTATATTATTTATTCGAATATCTGAATCAGCACTATGATTTCCCCGGATTGAGGTTGTTTCAATACATCACTTTCCGCACCTCGCTGGCGGTGATTATTTCTCTTATCATTACTACCGTTTATGGTCGCAGGTTAATCAACTATCTGCAAAAAATGCAGGTGGGAGAGACGGTACGGAACCTGGGACTGGAAGGGCAGATGCAAAAGCAGGGGACACCTACTATGGGTGGAATTATTATTTTGCTGGGTATTTTGGTGCCTACTTTGTTACTGGCCAACCTGACCAATGTATATGTGATTTTAATGATTGTTACCACCATATGGATGGGGGTAATTGGTTTTGTGGACGATTATATTAAGGTATTCAGAAAAAATAAAGAAGGATTAGCCGGAAGGTTTAAGATTGTTGGGCAGGTTGGACTGGCTTTGATTATTGGCTGGACCATGTATTTTAATCCCAATATTGTAGTAAGGCAGACTGTAGATGAGGCTAGCGGGGCTAAAACTGCGGCACCTATGGTGTTAAGGCAAAAAGGAGAGAGTTTTTATTATACTCAGGATGTAAAGTCGACCTTAACCAACGTGCCTTTTTACAAAAACAATGAGTTTGACTATGCCAAAGTGCTGAAATTTTTAGGGCCAGGTTATGAAAAATATGCTTTTTTAGTGTTTCTGGCCTTTACCGTCTTCATCGTTACGGCAGTATCCAATGGTGCTAATATCACCGACGGAATAGACGGATTGGCTACGGGTACATCAGCCATAATTGGTATTACGCTGGGCTTGCTGGCCTATGTTTCGGGTAATACGGTAATTGCGGACTACCTGAACATCATGTATATCCCCAATTCGGGCGAGCTAATGATTTTTGCGGGGGCTTTTGTGGGGGCTTGTGTCGGATTTTTATGGTACAACTCTTTCCCGGCCCAGGTTTTTATGGGCGATACCGGAAGTTTGGCCATTGGAGGTATTATTGCGGCTTTTGCTATTATGATTCGTAAGGAGCTGCTGATCCCAATTTTATGTGGAATTTTCCTGATAGAGTTGGTCTCGGTAATTATGCAGGTTTCCTATTTTAAATACACCAAGAAAAAATTTGGTGAGGGTAGGCGGATATTTTTAATGTCGCCATTACATCACCACTACCAGAAAAAAGGATACCATGAAGCCAAAATTGTTACCCGCTTCTGGATCATCGGTATTCTGCTGGCCATTATTACCATCATCACCCTAAAATTAAGATAA